The following proteins come from a genomic window of Micromonospora zamorensis:
- a CDS encoding ABC transporter permease — protein sequence MLSVLSLVTRRLLTLIPLVLGITIFVFVIMQFSPIDPALSVLGDQATAAQVAAFKAANGLDDPLPLRYLHFLGDLLRGDLGMTFPPSVPVADKIATALPLTIQLTALGIVGALIIALALGIPAALYRDRWPDQVIRFVSMAGIAMPSFWLALLLIQEFSVRRPVFPTGGYVNPGDSFSLWLQSLAMPALALAVPVGCSLARIVRTSMVEELDKDYVRTAIGAGLPPRVVVGRNVLRNALVNPLTVLGLRIGYLLGGTVVIEAIFSLPGMGTQIMSAVQQNDTALAQGTVLTIAICFVVVNLVVDILYLFANPRLRGAH from the coding sequence ATGCTGAGCGTTCTGAGCCTGGTCACGCGACGACTCCTGACCCTGATACCCCTGGTGCTGGGCATCACGATCTTCGTTTTCGTGATCATGCAGTTCTCCCCGATCGATCCCGCGTTGTCCGTCCTCGGCGACCAGGCAACCGCCGCGCAGGTGGCCGCGTTCAAGGCCGCCAACGGCCTCGACGACCCGCTGCCCCTGCGGTACCTGCACTTCCTGGGCGACCTGCTCCGGGGCGATCTGGGCATGACCTTCCCGCCGTCCGTCCCGGTCGCCGACAAGATCGCCACCGCGCTGCCGCTGACGATCCAGCTGACCGCCCTCGGCATCGTCGGCGCGCTGATCATCGCGTTGGCCCTCGGCATCCCCGCGGCGCTGTACCGCGATCGCTGGCCCGACCAGGTCATCCGGTTCGTCTCGATGGCCGGTATCGCCATGCCGTCGTTCTGGCTGGCCCTCCTGCTCATCCAGGAGTTCTCGGTCCGCCGCCCCGTCTTCCCGACCGGCGGGTACGTCAACCCCGGTGACTCGTTCTCGCTCTGGCTCCAGTCGCTCGCCATGCCGGCGCTCGCTCTCGCCGTCCCGGTCGGCTGCTCACTGGCCAGAATCGTGCGGACGTCGATGGTCGAGGAACTCGACAAGGACTACGTGCGCACCGCCATCGGCGCCGGCCTGCCGCCCCGCGTGGTGGTCGGCCGCAACGTGCTGCGCAACGCGCTCGTCAACCCGCTCACCGTGCTGGGCCTGCGGATCGGCTACCTGCTGGGCGGCACTGTCGTCATCGAGGCCATCTTCTCGCTGCCCGGCATGGGCACCCAGATCATGAGCGCGGTGCAGCAGAACGACACCGCCCTCGCGCAGGGAACCGTGCTGACGATCGCCATCTGCTTCGTCGTCGTGAACCTGGTGGTCGACATCCTCTACCTCTTCGCCAACCCTCGACTGCGCGGAGCCCACTGA